CGGCTCCATCGGCATGGGAAAATCAACCACCGCCGAGATGTTTGTGCAGGAGGGTTGCGCGCTCTGGGATGCTGATGCGGCAGTTCACCGTCTCTATAGTAGGGGCGGCGCGGCGGTTCCTTTGTTCGCGGCAGATTTTCCTTCTTCGATCGTGGAGGGGGCTGTATCGCGTGAAAAACTAAAGGAGATCATTGCGGCGGACCCGACAGCGCTCAAAAAGATTGAAAAGATCGTCCATCCCCTTGTTGGGGAGGACCGCGCGGCCTTCATCGCCTCTGCCAATGCTGACATCGTCGTACTTGATATTCCCTTGCTGTTTGAGACCGGTGGAGAAAACCGCGTTGATGCCGTGGCTTGTGTGACCATTGATGATGACACACAAAAGCAGCGGGTTATGGCACGTGGCACAATGACCGAAGCCCAGTTTGAGGCGATCCGCGCCAAGCAGTTGCCGGCAGGTGAAAAAACTGCACGCGCGGACTATATTATCGTTACGGACACGGTTGCACATGCCGCCCGTCAGGTGCAGTTGATCGTTCAGGATATCAGGGAGAAACGCCTAAATGCGTGAAATCGTTCTGGACACCGAAACCACAGGATTTGACCCGCAGACTGGCGATCGTATTGTCGAAATCGGCGCGGTCGAGCTGATGGGTCACGTCGCCACGGGGCGAACTTACCATCAGTATATCAATCCCGAACGCTCAATGCCGCAGGGTGCTTTTGAAATTCATGGATTGGGTGATGAATTCCTCGCCGACAAACCCAAGTTCGCCGAGGTGGGGCGGGCTTTCCTTGAATTCATCGGAGACGCGAAGCTGGTCATCCACAACGCGGCATTTGACATCAAATTTCTGAATGCCGAACTGAGCTGGATGAAGTTGCCCCAGATTCCATGGGAGCAGGCGATTGATACACTTGAGATCGCACGGAAGCGCTTTCCCGGATCACCGGCATCACTTGACGCGCTGTGCCGTCGCTTCAACATCGATAACACCGCACGGACATTGCACGGTGCTTTGCTCGACAGTGAAATCCTTGCCGAAGTCTATCTTGAACTTATCGGGGGGCGTCAGCCTGACTTTGGTTTGTCATCAGCCAACGAAGGATCGGACGTATCGGCGACAACACATTGGACACCTCGCCCGCGGTCGCGCCCTTTGCCATCACGTCTTACAGAGAGTGAGGCGGCCGCCCATGCCGAATTCATCAGCAAACTGGGCGGCAACCCTCTTTGGTCCAAGACTTAAGCGTCTGCCTTGGGTTGTCCGTCAGCCTGACGGCGGGCGATTTCGTTGCGGTACAGCGAAACAAAATCAATGTTTTCAAGGTTCAGCGGCGGGAAGCCGCCATCGCGTGTAACATCGCTAACAATCCGGCGCAGGAACGGGAAGATCATGCGCGGACATTCGATCAACAGAAACGGATGGATCTGATCGTCTGGAATGTTCTCGATGTGGAAAATGCCAACATAATCGACCTCAAGAACAAAAAGCGTCGCATCGCCGGACTTGTCTTTTGAGGTTACGTTCAGCTTGATCGAGCTTTCGTACTGGTTTTCCGCAGAACGCTTTTTCGCATCAAGATTGACCTGAACCTCGACATCCGGCTGCACATCGCCGCCCGACCCTTTCTGGGCCATAATGTTCTCGAACGACAGGTCGCGGATAAATTGCCCCAAAACGCGCATCTGCGGTTGTGGTGCTTGTGCTTCTTCTTCAGCCATCAGGTTCTCCGGTCTGGTAAATGAGTTTCACGCGGGCTTAGCAGATGGAACTGGCGCTCTCAATCCTTTGTCCAGCCCGAAGTCCCTCGGGTGCGGGGTTCATTGTCATCAATTTCATGAAACTCACCCTCAATAATGTCGGGACGTGATGTCGGTCGCTGCTGACCGGCACCGGGCGCGCCGAAAGACTGGATGTTCACGCGGGCACGGATAGCGCGATAAGCGGACTGCCGCACGGCGGGGATCAGTAGCGCAAAACCGAGGGCATCGGTAAAGAAACCCGGTGTCAGCAACAAAGCGCCTGCAAAAAGGATCATCGCACCGTGCACCAGTGGCTCGGTTGGATCATTCAGCTCCGAAAAGGAATTCCGCAGTTGGCCCAGCGCCATAGCACCCTGCGTGCGGACCAGAAATGTGCCCAAAAACGCGGTAATCAGCACAATGGCCAGCGTTGGCCATAGCCCGATGGCGCCACCCACTTGTATAAACAAAGCGATTTCTATCAGTGGAACAGCGATAAATGCGATCAATAGCCACATGAGGCAAATGTCCTTTTCAATGGGGTAGAGTGGACTCAACCCTTCTCTAGACCTACATAAGGTCCCAAGCGACGTGTTTCCATGTTTTGTCCCGTGAGGTCCCAATGAATTCACCCATGATACAGCTTCTGGTTCTGGCCGGTATCGCCGTATTCCTTATCCTGCGCCTGAAAAACGTATTGGGTACACGAGACGGTTTTGAAAAACCTCCCGTGACCGATCAATCGACTGTCAAAAGAACCTCCGGTCCTGCCTTTGAGGTGATTGAGGGCGGTCCTGATCTGGATATTACAGATCATGTCCCTGCCGAAAGCGATGCCGGAAAGGCATTGGCAGGCATGAAGCGTCTTGAGCCCTCTTTCGGCGTTAACGATTTTCTTACCGGTGCCCGTCAGGCGTACGAGATGATCGTTATGGGTTACGAGCGTGGCAACCTTGCCGAAATTCAGCCTTTCCTGTCCGAAGAGATATATGAAAGCTTCGTTGATGGCGTTGCGGCGCGGGAAGATCAGGGGCTGACCATCGAGGCAGAGTTTGTCGGTGTGCATGAGACAGAACTGATGGATGCATCACTTGACCCCGACACAAACGAAGCGGAACTGACGATCCGGTTTGTCGGTATGTTGACATCCGCCGTACGCGATGAAGCCGGCGATATTGTCGAAGGTAGCCTGACGGATGTAAAACGTCAGAAAGACACATGGGTCTTTGCGCGTATCATGGGCTCGGACGATCCAAATTGGCAGCTGGTATCTACAGACGGTTAAGGCGTGCAATTGCGGTTTCGCTTTTGCTGGGGACAGGTGTGATGGCACCTGTCCATGCGAGTGATGTGCAATACGATGTTCTCGATTTTGACCAACTGAGTGGTTGGGCAGAAGACGATCACGAAGCAGCGCTGCGCGTTTTCCTGAACACATGCCGAGACATGAAAGACCCCGATTGGCGTGCGATCTGCAAATTCGCCAACGAGGGGCCGGATGCCCGCCAGTTTTTTGAGTTGTTTTTCCGGCCTGTTTTGATCGATGACAAGCAGGACGCGCTGTTTACCGGATATTTTGAGCCCGAGCTTGATGGAGACCGCTACCGGTCGGACCGGTTTCGGTATCCGATCTACAAGATGCCGCAAGAGGCACTGGCGCAGAAGCCCTGGCTGACGCGGCGCGAAATTCTTGAAACGCCGGTACTGGCCGGTCGTGGCCTTGAAATCGCTTGGGTCGATGACCCGGTTGAACTGTTCTTTTTGCAAATTCAGGGATCCGGCAGGGTCCGATTGCCGGATGGTGGCTATATCCGTGTCGGATACCGGGGTGCGAATGGTCATCCGTATCGTTCAATCGGGCAAGAGATGGTGAGGCGCGGCATCTATAACGCGCATCAGGTCAGCGCCGATGTGATCAAGAACTGGGTGCGCCGCAATCCGGTAGAGGGCCGTGACCTGCTGTTTCACAACCCTTCTTATGTGTTCTTTCGCGAAGTGAGTAAGGTTCCCGCAGATCAGGGGCCGCTGGGTGCGATGAACCGCTCGGTGACTGCGATGCGCAGTATCGCGGTTGATCCCTCTTTCGTGAAGCTCGGGTCTCCCGTTTGGGTCGAAAAGGACGGAGAAGACCCCTTGCGACGCTTGATGATCGCGCAGGATACCGGATCAGCGATCAAAGGAGCGCAGCGCGCTGATGTTTTCTTTGGTACAGGCGATAGCGCAGGCAAGGCTGCGGGACGTCTGCGCGATCCGGGCAGGATGGTCGTGCTGATGCCAATTCAACGCGCCTATGCCCTGCTGCCCGAAAGCGCGATATGAAACAGCGGCGCAAACACGGACAGCTTAACGACGACGACCTTGAGCTTTGGCGCAAAGTGACGGAGCGTACGGAGAAGCTTGACCTGAAATCTCTTTTCACGCCCGAGATTGACGCCAGCCCGCCTTCGGTACCAAATATCCGGAAGGCAAAAACGGTCCTGATGGGTAAATCTGATCCCCCTGCCCGCCGGAGCACACATCATCTGGCTCCTTCATTGCCGGATCAGATCAATAGCGCACCGGTGCAGATGGATCAGAAGGCATTCGGCAAGTTGAAGCGCGGCAAACTGCGCCCCGAAGGACGTATTGACCTGCATGGCATGACGCTTGACCGCGCTCATCCGGCCCTCACCCGCTTTATCTTGTCATCGCACAAGTCGGGCAAACGGTTGGTGTTGGTAATAACCGGAAAGGGCAAACAACGCGATGAAGGTGGCCCGATCCCTGTGCGGTTCGGTGTCTTGCGTCATCAGGTGCCTCAGTGGCTTGCGATGCCGCCCCTGTCTGCTGCCGTGCTACAGGTAAGTCAGGCCCATATCAGTCATGGTGGCGGCGGTGCTTACTATGTCTATCTGCGCAGGGTCCGTTAACGGATCAAAGTCGGTTTGTAGCGCAGGATACCGAATGTCGCCATCGCGGCAGCAGCCAAATAATAGACCGCGATCGGCAACATCTGTTGAGGAAAATCGATCCCCATATCAATCAGCGCACCGGTGACACCCGGCCCGATTGCAGAGCCAAAGACCATCAACGCCGCAGCAACGGATTTTATCGCGCCGATATGACGTGTGCCATAGTATTCCGCCCAGAAGGTAGAGGTCGCAGTGCCCTGAAGCCCTTGTCCGACACCAAAGATCGTCAGCCCCACGCCTGCCATAAAAATTGTGTCAGCAAAGGCAAGCACAGCAAAGCCCAACGCGAAAGGAAGCATCTGGAACGGGACCACCCAGCTGACGCTAAACCTGTCGATTGCCCAGCCTGATACAAACGTGGCCGTGATTGTCGCCAGCGTATAGACCGGCATCAAAGCGACGTATGACACAAGATCCCAGCCTTTTACCTCTGTCAGGTGGACCTGCTGGAAAAACAGCGCGGTTCCCCAGGCAGATGGTCCAAGAACCATAGGGATCATCATGTAAAAAAGGCCGGATTTCAGCATCTGGGCACGCGACCAGTGATGTCCCTGCATCCCCGCAATCTGCGCTTCTTGTGCCATCGACTGTGGCGTCCGCTCTTGCCTGAGCAAAAGCAGCAAGAAGGGTATCGTCACAACAATGATGCAAGCGGCCAATATCCATAGACTGCGCCAGTTCACTATTGCGAAAAGGCCGACAAAGACGACAGGCAGGATGGCCTGCCCTGCGGCAAAACCCATAGACGAAAGCGACAATGCTTTGCCTCGGGTAGCCTCGAACCAGCGTACCATGGCGACAGCACCCAGTTGTGACATCATTCCCTGACCCGTCAGGCGAAGGGCGAAGATAACAAAGACCAACAGTACCCATGATGTGTTCACGGACATCGCAACGCAGGCCGCAGCCAGACAGCACATGACAACCAGCGCCAGCGCGCGCACCCTGAACCGGTCCGTCAAGACGCCCGCCCAGATCATCACGACAGCAGATAAGGTCGTTCCGATGGTATAGATCCCGCCCCACTGCCCGTCCGTGAGGTTAAAGTCGGTCTTTATCTCGCCTGCGAACAGCGAGATGAAATAGGTCTGACCATAAGAAGACGTGAAAGTAAGCAGGAAACCGGCCAACAGGAATAACCAGTTGGCACGTAAAAACGAGAGATATTGCATTCTGTCACGCCATTCTGAAGCAAAGACGCGTCGGGCATTTCAATCTCTGCCCGCACGCATGGGAAGGTGATATTGCCATTTGAGCAATACCACCACCCTTGTAAGCGTGACGCTACGCCCGAAGTTCGGGCGCTGGAATTTAAAGAACGTAGCGGCTCAGGTCAGCAGAACGGGTAAGTTCGCCCAGATTCTTCTCAACGAAGTCCGCGTTCACCTCGATCACATCACCTGCTCTGTCCGGCGCAGTGAAAGAAAGCTCTTCAAATACACGTTCCATAACAGTGTAAAGCCGTCGCGCACCGATGTTCTCAACCGACTGGTTCACATCTGCGGCAATTTTCGCCAGCGCTTTGATGCCGTCTTCGGTAAAGCTAACGGTCACTTCTTCGGTCCCCATCAACGCGGTGTACTGAAGCGTCAGCGCGTTGTCGGTTTCTGTGAGGATACGCACGAAATCTTCCTCGGTCAGTGCACGCAGTTCAACCCGGATCGGCAGACGGCCCTGGAGTTCTGGCAGCAGATCGGAAGGTTTGGCGATGTGAAAGGCACCTGACGCGATGAAAAGCACATGGTCGGTTTTGACAGGCCCGTGTTTGGTGCTGACGGTCGTTCCTTCGATCAACGGCAACAGATCGCGCTGCACGCCTTCACGGCTGACATCACCACCCCTTGCATCGGAACGCGCACAAACTTTGTCGATCTCATCAAGGAAAACAATGCCATTCTGTTCGACCGCGTCAATCGCGGCGCGGGTCACTGTTTCATCGTCCAAAAGCTTGTCCGCTTCTTCGCCGATCAGGATTTCGTAGCTGTCAGACACGGACAAACGCTTTTTGGTGGTGCGTCCGCCCATTGCCTTACCGAACAAGTCACCAAGGTTCATCATTCCGGCGCCCATACCGGGCTGACCGGGAATATCCATCATCGGGAACGGGCTGGCGGTGTCGGCGACTTCAAGATCGATCATTGTATCGTCCAGCAGACCGTCTTTGAGCTTCTTGCGGAACATCTCACGCGTACCTTCGCGTGCTTCCGAACCTGCGATGGCGTCAATCACACGCTCTTCTGCAGCGCGATGCGCTTTTACCTTCACGTCTTCGCGCATGTGTTCGCGTGTCATGGCGATAGAGGCATCGACCAGATCGCGGATAATCTGTTCCACATCACGACCTACATAGCCGACTTCGGTGAACTTGGTCGCTTCTACCTTAAGGAAGGGCGCACGAGCCAGTTTGGCCAGACGGCGGCTGATTTCGGTTTTGCCAACGCCGGTGGGCCCGATCATCAGGATGTTCTTGGGATAGACCTCATCTCGCAGGTCATCGCCCAGCTGTTTGCGGCGCCAGCGGTTGCGCAAGGCCACAGCGACGGCACGCTTTGCATCGTTTTGCCCAATGATGAAACGATCCAGTTCAGATACGATCTCGCGGGGGGTCAGATCAGTCATTTGGAAATTTTCTCCACCGTCAAATTGCCATTGGTATAGACGCAAATGTCTGCCGCAATCGCCATCGCATCGCGGGCTACCGTTTCTGCATCACGGTCGCTGTCCATCATCCCGCGCGCGGCGGCCAATGCATAGTTTCCGCCAGACCCGATCGCGGCGACATCGTTCTCCGGCTCAAGCACATCGCCGGCGCCTGTAATCACCAGCAGATCCTCACCGTCGGTCACGATCAGCATCGCTTCGAGCTTTTGCAGGTATTTGTCTGTCCGCCAGTCTTTTGCCAGTTCCACCGAGGCACGTGCCAATTGACCGGGCGTCGCTTCGAGTTTTGTTTCAAGCCGCTCAAGAAGGGTAAAGGCATCAGCCGTAGATCCGGCAAATCCTGCGACAACATCAAATCCACCGGGGGAAAGACGGCGCACTTTGCGGGCGGTGCCTTTTATCACGGTTTGCCCAAGGCTCACCTGACCGTCACCGGCAATCACAACCTGACCATTCTTTTTCACACCGATGATCGTGGTCCCATGCCAACCGGGAAATTCACTTTTCGCCATGAGTGGCCTCCTTTTCTTCAAGGGTTATATGGCCTTCGTGTTCAGGACACACAAGGGCAGGCTTGGCAAAGCAAAAGGGCGCCCCGTGACAGGACGCCCTTGAACAATAAGTAGAAGCTGATGCTTAGATCGACTCTTCGATCCAGCTTTGCAGTGCTGCTTTCGGCTTGGCACCGGCCATGTTGGATACAACCTGACCGTCTTTGAAGATGAACAGCGCCGGAATACCACGCACACCCATTTGGGCGGGGGAATTCGGGTTATCATCAACGTTCACTTTGACGATTTTAACCTTGCCATCCATCTCGGCTGAAAGCTCTTCCAAAGACGGGCCGATCTGCTTGCAGGGGCCGCACCATTCTGCCCAGAAATCGACCACAACGGGGATACTGGAATTTTTCACTTCGGCATCGAATGTATCGTCTGTGACTGCGACCGTGGCCATGCTGTTCTCCTGACAGTGTTGCGTTGGCCAGAACCTAAGAACGCGCACCTGCCGCGTCAAGGTGGGCTGATTGCCACATCGCATTTGTCACAAGATCGTTTGGCAACTTCATAAGCTGCGCTGTTCTGGTCCACAGGATCGCGGTTTCTACTCTGTGCTCGGGGTAGATTTGCGAAACCAACACGGCATAGGCGCCCATCTGTCGCAATATTCCATCGGGGCAGGTTTCAGGAGCGTCGGGAACAGTCCGGTTTGTTTTGAAGTCGACCAACAGGATGTGATCATCCGTTACCAAAAGGCGGTCTATGACGCCGTGCACACGTGTATTTCCAATGAGCCCGCTGACAGCTACTTCCGCCAAGGTTGCCGCGTCAAATATATGGGCGAGCTCACTCGCATCCAGCACGGCACGCGCTTCTGCCATCGCGGTTTGAGCAGTCTCAGGTGCGGCGTTTTCCGTCAGTTGATCGGCAACTACTGCCTGTGACTCGGCGTCCAGACCCGGCAGGTTCTCAAGCAATGTATGGACCAGCGTGCCATAGGCCATGGCGTATCCTGTATCCTCACCTGCCGCACCCGGTAGCGCTTTGGCTCCGCCAAGGTCTGATGGTGACAGGATAATTTTCTCGTGTGAGAAGATTGGAAGCGGTTCATCAAACACCGGATCAAGGTGTGGTATTTCAACGGTGGGTGCCGGACTGGTTTCAATAGAAAGCCCATCCCAGTCGCCCTCGGTAAAGCGCCTGATACCGTCAGTACCAACTTCCGTCGCGTTCAGCTGATCCATCGCCTGTGAGATCGTCTTGTACCAAGCATTCCCACTGTCAGAGACCTTTCCCGCAGCGGCAATAATCAGCCATTTTTCCGCTCGGGTTGTGGCGACATATAACAACCGCAGACGCTCGGCCAACTCCGCGTCCTTTACCTCGTCGAGGCGGTCTTTGATCACACGCGACTGTGCTGCAGCGGCGGGTTTCCAAATGGGTAGATCATCAATGTCGATTATGTTGTCCCGCACATCGATCTTTCGATCCTGCGTTTCCGGCAATATCACAATCGGCGCCTCAAGCCCCTTGGAGCCATGGACAGTCATCACCCTAATTTGATCTGACGCACTGTCGACCTGCCGTTTGATCTCAAGGTCATCTGTCTGGACCCATTCGATAAAGCCGGTCAGGCTGGGAATATCGTTTCTCTCATATGCAAGCGCTTGGGTCAGCAGCGCATTGATGCCGTCTTCTGCTTCCGAGCCCAACCGGGCGAGCAGCTTTTTCCGACCTGAATGGCGGGTCAAAATGCGTTCGATCAGATCATAAGGGCGCAGGAAGTCGATCTGGCTTCTTAGATCGTTCAAAACTTCCATCGTCGACGGAAAATCTTCTTTTCTGTCACGGACCGCCTGCCACAGGCTGCTCGACGTCCGGCGGTGCGCCAGATCGAAAAGCTCTTGTTCAGTCCAGCCGAAAAGCGGTGATTTGAGCGCTGTTGCAAGGGACAGACTATCATCAGGCGTGGCCAGAAAAGACAGCAGCGCGGCAAGATCCTTGACCGCAAGTTCGGCGCCAACCTTCAGCCTGTCAGCCCCCGCAATAGGAAGCTCGAGCGACTTGCAAGCGCGGATAATTTCGCTGAACAGCGTTGAACGTCTTTGGACGAGGATCAGAAAGTCGCCGGGCCGCACGGGGCGTTTGATGATCGTCCCCTTCGCTTGCCCGTCATCCGGAATGAAGTGTGAACCATCGGTGAGGCTTTTGATCTGCTCTGCAATCTTTCTTGCCAAAACAACGTTGTGGTTCTGTGCGCTGGGCCTGTCCAGCGGGTCAGTCCAATCGCGGTCTTCTTCGGTGTCAGAAACCTCAACCAAAGGCCAGAGATCAACGCGGCCGGGCAGGCTGTCCTTGAATGCGATGTGCTGTGACTGTTTTGCGATATCCGGCATGGTTTGTGGATCAAAAACAGTGTCTACAAAGCGCAATATCGCGCTTGAGGACCGGAAAGAATAATCAAGGCTTTGATGTTGAAACACCTCCCCGGCGTCTTGAATTTTGCGTTCAAACGTCAGACTGCGGCGGTCGAATTCCAGCGGGTCGGCACCTTGGAACGAATAGATCGACTGCTTTTTGTCACCAACGACAAAAAGAGTACGTTCCGCGCGTTCCCGTGCACCTGACCCGCTGTAAAACTCGTCTGTCAGCTTTTCGATAATGTCCCACTGCCGCGATGAGGTATCCTGCGCCTCATCGACCAGAATATGATCGATGCCGCCATCAATCCGGTAAAGGACCCATGCTGCGACAGCCTTGTCCAACAACAGCGCACGCGCCTTGAGAATGAGATCGTCAAAATCAAGCCAGCCCCGCACCTGCTTGGCCTTTGCATAGCGCGAAATGAACGACTGCGCGAAGCGATGCAAATCGATGGTCTGCTCGGCCGTCATGAGCGAAAGCCGCGCTTCTCGTGCGGCCTCAACGCGCATCATAAGCGTCTCCAACCTTGACTGATTAGGGCCAAGCACGCCCTGTGTCGGCTTGGTTGGAAACGTCCCGATCTTGGCGCTGAAAGGCTCGGCTGCATTGCCCTTTGTCAGAAACACATCTTCCAGGACGGGTAGAGCCGACAGATCAAACGAAGTGATATTTTTGAGTTTCTCACCAGCCTTTTTGTCGTTGCCCCCCTTCGCAATGAGGTGCGGAAGAATTTCGGCCATCAAATGCTGCTCGTCACCGACAAAAACCTGTTTTAGCAGTTCTTCGGCTGTCAGTTCTGCAGGCTGGCCCAGTCGGGTGAGTATCTCGGCGCGGGTCAGATCCTGTTGGAACGCGTCTCGTCTGTCCACCAGACGGCGGGTCAATTTGCTGAAATCGTTGTCGTTGTAAAGCGCAGCGAGCGCGGAAACGAGGTGCGCATCCGGTCCCTGCGCCATATCGTCGACAATGTCGGCCCTGAGCAGATCGGCGGCGCGGTCCTCGATCTCGGTGAATTGGGGGCTGACCCCAGCTTCTAACGGGAACCGTCGCAGTAACGATGCGCAGAAGGAGTGGATGGTCTGAATCTTCAATCCACCGGGTGTCTCAATCGCAAGCGCAAACAAGGTCCGTGCGCGACGCAATGCATCCCTATCCAGCGCGCCGCTGATGCCCAGTTCGGCCATCGCGTCGCGCAGTTCTGTGTCTTCCAGCATTGCCCATTCGCCAAGACGCTTGAACAACCTGTTCTGCATCTCTGACGCGGCGGCTTTGGTATAGGTGAGACACAGAATGTGCTGCGGCTCCACTTCGTTCAGCAGCAAGCGGGCAACCCTATCAGTCAGTACGCGTGTTTTTCCCGATCCTGCGTTTGCACCCAACCAAGTCGATGCATCGGGACGCGCTGCTTCGACCTGAGCGCGGGTGGCATCGTTCATAATCATGACAGGTCCTCCGGCTTGGCGATGGCAGTTCCATCCCATTCGCCATACCGGGCCAATTGATCGTAGTCGCCAGCCACTGCGTCTTCACGCGATAGCCTACGGGAAGTAAAACCCTGATCCGGTAAAAGGTAGGTGGCAATCAGCTCGTGTAGTCCGGCCAAAACCGCATGAGGCGGCTCTTCGGTCAGCGGTGCGGCGACTTCTTTGGAGGTCGCGCCAAGCCCGATGAAAATGGCATTCGCCACGTTCGCGGGACCAATCTCTGCAAAACCGCCTTCTTCGACCATCGCCGCTTCTAGCAGCAGTTGCTTATCAAAGAACTTCTGTTCTTTCTCGGACGGGGGTGTGCCGGTCTTGTAGTCGTAAATCAGAACATCACCATCATCTGTCCGGTCGATCCGGTCAGCATATCCAATCAAATCAAAATCAAGGTCTTCAAAGCGGTGCTTACCTTCTGCGGCCTTTTCAAAAAGCACCGGAGTTGAGAAACCTTGCCTGATTGTTTCTTTCTGAACGAACCAGTCGGCGATACGCTCAATCCTCGCTTGCCACATCAGACGTGCGGCGGGCCATGGGACGTCTTCTGCCAAAACGGCTTTCGTCACTTCCATAAGGTGGTCACGGGTCAGAAGGGTATGATCGGCGCGGATCGACTTGATGAAAACTTCGAAGACCCTGTGCACAACAATACCGCGCGAAAGCGCATCCGGCACCTGAACCAGCGGGTTTATCATACGGAGCCGAAGGCTATGTTTCGCGTAGATGGCGTAGGGATCGCGGATCAGTCTTTTGATCTCTGTAACCGACAACCTTTTGGGCCGCGCAGAAAGTGGTGGACGGGGCGATGGGCGATGCGCTGGCTCTACACTTTCGAATTGCTCCAGCGCTGTTGTCTGACCTAACCAGTATGCCCCGCGCTGGCGCATGGCATCCAAGGCCGCGCTGCCACGCTTCATCGGCAAACCGTTCAGCAGGTTCATCAATCGGTTCAGCCACCTTGAAGGTACAGTCTCCGCTTCATCGGACCTGATCGAGCGTGTAAGCCAGACTTCGGGCGCGGCTATTGCCTGCTGATAATCGTGCGCAGAAAGCCCGATACGTCGTTCAGGCAGCAGCATACCTGCCTGTAATCGCATTTGTCTATTCAACCACGGATCGGCCGGCGGCGCTTCTGGCCATGATCCATCGTTGAGACCGCCCATGATGACCAGGTCAGCGCCTTGCACACGCGCTTCTAGCGTTCCCCAAATCATTACACGGGGGTGCGGCCCTTCAACATCACGCACTTCTTCGCCGGCCAGAAGAGCGCCGACGAGATCGGCGTAATCCGCGGCTGACATCTCGCCGCCATGGACTGATTGCTCAACAAGGTTGTCAAAAACCTCCCGCGCTTTCTGTCCGGCTTTCTTCCGCCAAAGTTCGTGTTTTTCGTCTTGTGGTGCCCCTGCGGCAATTCTTTCGGCAAGCGCCAGATGCGCCTGTGTCCAGTCGTGCAATGAGTGTTCGGTTTTTGCCTGATGCCCGCAAAAGGTTTCGGCAACCCAATGGGCCCAATGCGTAAACGCCTCTGCGCTTTCCGGCTCATTAAACCTGCCAACCGTCGTGTTGATGATGCGTTCGATCCCTTCAGCATCCGGATAGGGCAAGCCGTTTCTGCGCACCTGCATCTCGAACAACTGGGTATTGAGCTGGTGCGTATTACGATCTTCGCCGCTATGGGTCAGCGGATGTTTGAGCAATGTCAGTAGAAC
The Sulfitobacter noctilucicola genome window above contains:
- the secB gene encoding protein-export chaperone SecB, which encodes MAEEEAQAPQPQMRVLGQFIRDLSFENIMAQKGSGGDVQPDVEVQVNLDAKKRSAENQYESSIKLNVTSKDKSGDATLFVLEVDYVGIFHIENIPDDQIHPFLLIECPRMIFPFLRRIVSDVTRDGGFPPLNLENIDFVSLYRNEIARRQADGQPKADA
- a CDS encoding Tim44/TimA family putative adaptor protein encodes the protein MNSPMIQLLVLAGIAVFLILRLKNVLGTRDGFEKPPVTDQSTVKRTSGPAFEVIEGGPDLDITDHVPAESDAGKALAGMKRLEPSFGVNDFLTGARQAYEMIVMGYERGNLAEIQPFLSEEIYESFVDGVAAREDQGLTIEAEFVGVHETELMDASLDPDTNEAELTIRFVGMLTSAVRDEAGDIVEGSLTDVKRQKDTWVFARIMGSDDPNWQLVSTDG
- a CDS encoding Smr/MutS family protein is translated as MKQRRKHGQLNDDDLELWRKVTERTEKLDLKSLFTPEIDASPPSVPNIRKAKTVLMGKSDPPARRSTHHLAPSLPDQINSAPVQMDQKAFGKLKRGKLRPEGRIDLHGMTLDRAHPALTRFILSSHKSGKRLVLVITGKGKQRDEGGPIPVRFGVLRHQVPQWLAMPPLSAAVLQVSQAHISHGGGGAYYVYLRRVR
- a CDS encoding FxsA family protein: MWLLIAFIAVPLIEIALFIQVGGAIGLWPTLAIVLITAFLGTFLVRTQGAMALGQLRNSFSELNDPTEPLVHGAMILFAGALLLTPGFFTDALGFALLIPAVRQSAYRAIRARVNIQSFGAPGAGQQRPTSRPDIIEGEFHEIDDNEPRTRGTSGWTKD
- the dnaQ gene encoding DNA polymerase III subunit epsilon, whose amino-acid sequence is MREIVLDTETTGFDPQTGDRIVEIGAVELMGHVATGRTYHQYINPERSMPQGAFEIHGLGDEFLADKPKFAEVGRAFLEFIGDAKLVIHNAAFDIKFLNAELSWMKLPQIPWEQAIDTLEIARKRFPGSPASLDALCRRFNIDNTARTLHGALLDSEILAEVYLELIGGRQPDFGLSSANEGSDVSATTHWTPRPRSRPLPSRLTESEAAAHAEFISKLGGNPLWSKT
- the coaE gene encoding dephospho-CoA kinase (Dephospho-CoA kinase (CoaE) performs the final step in coenzyme A biosynthesis.), which produces MFLLGLTGSIGMGKSTTAEMFVQEGCALWDADAAVHRLYSRGGAAVPLFAADFPSSIVEGAVSREKLKEIIAADPTALKKIEKIVHPLVGEDRAAFIASANADIVVLDIPLLFETGGENRVDAVACVTIDDDTQKQRVMARGTMTEAQFEAIRAKQLPAGEKTARADYIIVTDTVAHAARQVQLIVQDIREKRLNA
- a CDS encoding MFS transporter, with amino-acid sequence MQYLSFLRANWLFLLAGFLLTFTSSYGQTYFISLFAGEIKTDFNLTDGQWGGIYTIGTTLSAVVMIWAGVLTDRFRVRALALVVMCCLAAACVAMSVNTSWVLLVFVIFALRLTGQGMMSQLGAVAMVRWFEATRGKALSLSSMGFAAGQAILPVVFVGLFAIVNWRSLWILAACIIVVTIPFLLLLLRQERTPQSMAQEAQIAGMQGHHWSRAQMLKSGLFYMMIPMVLGPSAWGTALFFQQVHLTEVKGWDLVSYVALMPVYTLATITATFVSGWAIDRFSVSWVVPFQMLPFALGFAVLAFADTIFMAGVGLTIFGVGQGLQGTATSTFWAEYYGTRHIGAIKSVAAALMVFGSAIGPGVTGALIDMGIDFPQQMLPIAVYYLAAAAMATFGILRYKPTLIR
- a CDS encoding murein transglycosylase A translates to MAPVHASDVQYDVLDFDQLSGWAEDDHEAALRVFLNTCRDMKDPDWRAICKFANEGPDARQFFELFFRPVLIDDKQDALFTGYFEPELDGDRYRSDRFRYPIYKMPQEALAQKPWLTRREILETPVLAGRGLEIAWVDDPVELFFLQIQGSGRVRLPDGGYIRVGYRGANGHPYRSIGQEMVRRGIYNAHQVSADVIKNWVRRNPVEGRDLLFHNPSYVFFREVSKVPADQGPLGAMNRSVTAMRSIAVDPSFVKLGSPVWVEKDGEDPLRRLMIAQDTGSAIKGAQRADVFFGTGDSAGKAAGRLRDPGRMVVLMPIQRAYALLPESAI